One genomic region from Williamwhitmania sp. encodes:
- a CDS encoding type II toxin-antitoxin system RelE/ParE family toxin, with protein sequence MSFNVIVTTGFKKHAKSVGKKHHSLKSDLEALITSLEQNPLQGEPLGKDCYKVRMAIASKGKGKSGGSRVITCVKVVDQNVYLLTIYDKSDKESISDRELNELLAIAGLQP encoded by the coding sequence ATGAGCTTTAACGTAATCGTCACCACCGGTTTTAAAAAGCATGCCAAGAGCGTTGGGAAGAAGCACCATTCCCTTAAGTCGGATCTTGAAGCGCTCATTACCTCTCTAGAGCAAAACCCTTTACAGGGTGAGCCTTTGGGAAAGGACTGCTACAAAGTGCGCATGGCCATCGCCTCTAAGGGCAAAGGGAAGAGCGGCGGTTCGCGCGTGATCACCTGCGTTAAGGTGGTTGACCAGAACGTTTACCTGCTCACCATCTACGACAAGTCCGACAAGGAGAGCATCTCCGACCGGGAGCTGAACGAGCTCCTTGCCATCGCAGGGCTACAGCCATAA
- a CDS encoding helix-turn-helix transcriptional regulator, with protein MLNIGSKISLLRKEKGWSQGDLAEQISASREIIGKYERNENSPSLEMALKMAKAFGVTVDFLLGEGEYSSYDQDTIDRIKSIQKMDTNTKSVLFNVIDTYIQNFKTKQAFATK; from the coding sequence ATGTTAAACATCGGAAGCAAAATATCTTTACTCAGGAAAGAGAAAGGATGGTCGCAAGGCGACCTTGCAGAACAAATTAGCGCATCAAGGGAGATAATCGGAAAATACGAGCGTAATGAAAATTCTCCTTCCCTTGAAATGGCCTTGAAAATGGCTAAAGCATTCGGGGTTACGGTTGACTTTCTCTTGGGCGAAGGTGAGTATTCGTCGTATGACCAGGATACCATTGACAGGATAAAAAGTATCCAGAAAATGGACACCAATACTAAATCGGTCCTGTTCAATGTCATCGACACCTACATACAAAATTTTAAAACAAAACAGGCGTTTGCCACAAAATAG
- a CDS encoding type II toxin-antitoxin system RelE/ParE family toxin, whose protein sequence is MSFSVYTTDFFDKELKKLSRKYPSVKNDYKALVDSLKEEPKQGQPLGKDCYKIRMAITSKGKGKSGGSRVISSVKIVAGSVFLLSIYDKGDKESISDKELDSLLRLAGLL, encoded by the coding sequence GTGAGCTTTAGTGTTTACACCACCGATTTTTTCGACAAGGAGCTGAAAAAGCTTTCCAGGAAGTACCCGTCTGTAAAAAACGACTATAAGGCCCTGGTTGATTCCTTAAAGGAAGAGCCCAAGCAAGGGCAGCCGCTTGGCAAGGATTGCTATAAAATCCGTATGGCTATTACCTCTAAAGGTAAAGGTAAAAGCGGCGGTAGCCGGGTGATTTCCTCCGTTAAAATTGTGGCCGGATCTGTCTTCCTGCTCTCCATCTACGATAAAGGCGACAAGGAAAGCATTTCGGATAAGGAACTGGACAGCTTGCTTAGGTTGGCTGGGCTACTATAA
- a CDS encoding RHS repeat-associated core domain-containing protein produces the protein MCQSNPYRYNGKKLQSFLQVAGRSLDWYDYGARFYEPEIGRWQTIDPLVEEGRRWTPYTFCMDNPIRFIDPDGMKVVNGYEEDREKAAEEKKDAEEHYNSTSKEKNKKEWKAAKKELRQKTRAFNNVDRNFKIVQSIIDELKEVAPGIFNELDNLKGKDGQNIDINVTLLASNDSYTKNDEKYDLLGGTYALPSTESYIKDPLSGAKNTIGVKLSRNTTAITLAHEGGHCVYYSQNIKEYFFVLRKLFPSWVGQGGHAEGDPNGVAANQMELRYKEAYRRNKKAR, from the coding sequence ATTTGCCAGAGCAACCCCTACCGCTACAACGGCAAGAAGCTGCAATCGTTCCTGCAGGTGGCCGGACGTTCTTTGGACTGGTATGACTACGGCGCTCGATTCTACGAGCCGGAAATTGGAAGGTGGCAGACCATCGATCCGCTGGTGGAGGAAGGCAGACGGTGGACCCCTTACACTTTCTGCATGGATAATCCAATCCGATTTATCGACCCAGATGGAATGAAAGTAGTGAATGGATACGAAGAGGATCGAGAAAAGGCCGCAGAAGAGAAGAAGGATGCAGAAGAGCATTACAATTCGACTAGCAAAGAGAAGAATAAGAAAGAATGGAAGGCTGCAAAAAAAGAATTGCGTCAAAAAACACGCGCTTTTAATAATGTTGACAGAAATTTCAAAATAGTTCAGTCTATTATTGATGAATTGAAGGAAGTCGCACCTGGTATTTTTAATGAACTTGATAATTTAAAGGGGAAAGATGGTCAGAACATAGATATTAACGTAACTCTTCTTGCGTCAAATGATTCATACACAAAAAATGACGAGAAATATGACTTACTTGGAGGCACATACGCCTTACCTAGCACCGAATCATATATTAAAGATCCCTTATCTGGAGCAAAAAACACAATTGGTGTTAAGTTGAGTAGAAACACTACTGCCATAACTTTGGCGCACGAAGGGGGACATTGTGTTTATTATTCTCAGAATATTAAGGAATACTTCTTTGTTTTACGGAAACTATTTCCAAGTTGGGTAGGTCAAGGGGGGCATGCTGAAGGCGATCCCAACGGAGTTGCTGCGAACCAAATGGAACTCAGATATAAAGAGGCATACAGGAGAAATAAAAAGGCACGCTAA